The proteins below come from a single Corylus avellana chromosome ca3, CavTom2PMs-1.0 genomic window:
- the LOC132175035 gene encoding THO complex subunit 3: protein MEPSVPFKNLHNREYQGHKKKVHSVAWNCAGTKLASGSVDQTARVWHIESHGHGKAKDIELKGHTDSVDQLCWDPKHADLIATASGDKTVRLWDARSGKCSQQAELSGENINITYKPDGTHVAVGNRDDELTILDVRKFKPIHKRKFSYEVNEIAWNMTGEMFFLTTGNGTVEVLAYPSLRPLDTLMAHTAGCYCIAIDPMGRYFAVGSADSLVSLWGISEMLCVRTFTKLEWPVRTISFNHTGEYIASASEDLFIDIANVQTGRTVHQIPCRAAMNSVEWNPKYNLLAYAGDDKNKYQTDEGVFRIFGFESA from the exons ATGGAGCCATCAGTTCCTTTCAAGAATCTCCACAACCGAGAGTATCAAGGTCACAAGAAgaag GTACATTCGGTGGCGTGGAATTGTGCAGGCACGAAGCTAGCTTCGGGTTCTGTGGATCAAACCGCTCGTGTCTGGCACATTGAGTCACATGGGCAT GGAAAGGCTAAAGATATTGAACTGAAGGGTCACACAGATAGTGTGGATCAGCTGTGTTGGGACCCCAAACATGCTGATCTTATTGCAACTGCGTCAGGCGACAAGACTGTCCGTTTGTGGGATGCTCGAA GTGGGAAATGCTCACAGCAGGCAGAACTTAGTGGGGAGAACATCAACATCACCTACAAACCCGATGGGACACACGTAGCTGTTGGCAATAGG GATGATGAACTAACAATACTGGATGTTCGGAAATTTAAGCCAATTCATAAGCGCAAATTCAGCTATGAG GTAAATGAGATCGCATGGAACATGACAGGAGAGATGTTCTTTTTGACAACTGGAAATG GTACCGTTGAAGTGCTAGCGTACCCATCTCTGCGACCACTTGACACCCTTATGGCTCATACAGCTGGTTGCTATTGTATTGCAATTGATCCAATGGGAAG ATATTTTGCAGTTGGAAGTGCTGATTCCTTAGTCAGCCTTTGGGGTATATCAGAGATGCTCTGCGTGCGAACATTTACAAAACTTGA ATGGCCTGTCCGGACAATAAGCTTCAATCACACTGGAGAGTATATTGCTTCTGCCAGTGAAGACTTGTTCATTGATATA GCAAATGTTCAAACTGGACGGACAGTACATCAGATACCATGTCGGGCTGCCATGAACAGTGTGGAATGGAATCCAAAATACAATTTACTTGCGTATGCTGGGGATGACAAGAACAAATATCAGACTGATGAAG GTGTTTTTAGAATATTTGGCTTTGAAAGCGCCTGA
- the LOC132175684 gene encoding uncharacterized protein LOC132175684 — protein sequence MAEMKDAHIVEIPVDEEQQHKLLSAMNTISAAIQHHPLMEISESPGHLLLLKLWQREEDIFGRRIALKETRLDSIKRELFQLCCFFFIFHGFFLTILFNSSVNSQEEDTSHTCMKWWIPGLLSVSTSLVFVFLVQVKLWRFWKVWKQLQRERTDSRAVTRCIQELRMKGASFDLSKEPHSGKRMKSSSVEIKWKPLTWFSRYLITIALVCFAGLVFPATKFILCGF from the coding sequence ATGGCCGAAATGAAAGATGCCCACATTGTAGAAATCCCAGTAGATGAAGAGCAACAGCACAAACTCTTGTCTGCCATGAACACAATCTCGGCGGCAATCCAACACCACCCACTAATGGAAATCTCTGAGAGCCCCGGCCATCTCTTGCTCCTTAAACTCTGGCAAAGAGAAGAGGACATTTTCGGCCGGCGCATCGCCCTTAAAGAGACTAGATTGGACTCTATCAAAAGAGAACTTTTCCAACTGTGctgtttctttttcatctttcatGGGTTTTTCTTGACCATCCTGTTTAACTCTTCGGTTAACTCCCAAGAGGAGGATACTTCCCACACTTGCATGAAATGGTGGATACCTGGTCTTTTATCTGTCTCGACCTCGCTTGTGTTTGTGTTCTTGGTGCAGGTGAAGCTTTGGAGGTTTTGGAAGGTGTGGAAGCAGTTGCAGAGGGAGAGGACCGATAGCCGGGCGGTCACGAGGTGTATTCAGGAGTTGAGGATGAAGGGGGCTAGCTTTGATTTGTCTAAGGAGCCTCATAGTGGAAAGAGGATGAAGAGCTCGAGCGTCGAGATCAAATGGAAGCCGCTTACTTGGTTTTCTCGGTATCTGATAACCATCGCTCTTGTTTGCTTTGCAGGTTTGGTATTTCCGGCTACCAAGTTTATCCTTTGCGGCTTCTGA
- the LOC132173365 gene encoding nuclear pore complex protein NUP93A-like, which translates to MATEQGFSGWTDLLHSSSKLLEQSGPSAQFPPLQRNLDQLEALSKKLKTKTLRVEAPSQSIAATRLLAREGINAEQLARDLKSFELKTTFEDVFPEATSVEEYLQQVHEMAMVSAIQEAQKDNLRSFNDYMMKVLQEDWQKEKRDFLQSLSQISTLPRTNMIETCSGGSHPGQTVSIASSSQVSPGPSTKDLVPLANKPILDKKASIYAEVVKNLNNARERGLPFKPATAFKGAHESLGIEGSSGKSVNMQKIWHLIQILMGEDSTVQHNVSKKMSLIIGARRHLEWGHEKYIMDTIQSHPAQAALGGAVGNLQRVRAFLRIRLRDYGVLDFDVGDARRQPPVDTTWQQIYFCLRTGYYDEARNVALSSRASHQFAPLLAEWINTGGMVPAETAAAASEECEKMLRMGDRVGGAAYDKKKLLLYAIISGSRWQIDRLLRDLPNLFNTIEDFLWFKLSSVRDYPSRVSSVNLNEGMVPYSLDDLQVYLNKFDPSYYTKNGKDPLVYPYVLLLSIQLLPAVFYLSKETGDEGYNIDAAHMSIVLADHAILSEGSGAGQKLEVMDAYAEASSIIRQYGSVYLRHGDLSMALEYYAQAAASVGGGQFSWTGSGNSDQQRQRSLKLKRLLTELLLRDGGIYLLLGSRGTGEEGQLGRFLTDAKARHQFLLEAARQCQEAGLYDKSIEIQKRVGAFSMALDTINKCLSEAICALSHGRLDGESRTAGLIHSGNEILETYRYYPEVSPQEREHVLEQQTILRQLEAILSIHKLARMGHHLDALREVAKLPFLPLNPRAPDITVDVFQNLSSHVQACVPDLLKVALTCLDNVTDSDGSLRALRAKIASFLANNLKRNWPRDLYEKVARSL; encoded by the exons ATGGCGACCGAGCAAGGCTTCAGTGGCTGGACCGATCTGCTCCATTCTTCCTCGAAGCTTCTCGAACAATCCGGTCCTTCCGCTCAGTTCCCGCCTCTTCAG AGAAACTTAGATCAGTTAGAAGCATTATCTAAGAAgctcaaaacaaaaaccctGCGAGTTGAGGCTCCTTCTCAATCTATTGCTGCCACAAG GCTTCTTGCACGTGAGGGAATAAATGCAGAGCAGCTTGCACGGGATCTGAAGTCTTTTGAATTGAAG ACAACATTTGAGGATGTTTTCCCTGAGGCAACAAGTGTCGAAGAGTATTTGCAGCAG GTTCATGAGATGGCAATGGTCTCAGCCATTCAGGAAGCTCAGAAGGATAATCTAAGAAGCTTTAATGATTACATGATGAAAGTTTTGCAG GAGGATTGGCAAAAGGAAAAACGCGATTTTCTTCAGAGTTTAAGCCAAATTTCAACATTACCCAGGACTAATATGATTGAAACCTGCTCCGGGGGTTCTCATCCTGGTCAAACAGTGTCCATTGCATCTAGCTCTCAAGTTTCACCTGGTCCATCTACGAAGGATCTCGTACCTCTAGCTAACAAGCCTATCCTCGATAAAAAGGCATCAATCTATGCTGAAGTTGTGAAGAATCTGAATAATGCAAGGGAGCGTGGCTTACCATTTAAG CCTGCTACAGCTTTCAAGGGTGCTCATGAAAGTTTAGGCATTGAGGGATCTAGTGGAAAATCTGTTAACATGCAGAAGATATGGCACCTCATTCAG ATTCTGATGGGTGAGGATTCAACTGTGCAACATAATGTTTCCAAGAAGATGTCACTAATCATTGGTGCCAGGCGCCATCTGGAATGGGGGCATGAGAAATATATCATGGATACAATACAAAGTCATCCTGCACAG GCTGCTCTTGGTGGGGCTGTTGGAAATTTGCAAAGAGTCCGCGCCTTTCTTCGG ATTCGTTTAAGGGATTATGGTGTTTTGGATTTTGATGTAGGTGATGCTCGTAGACAACCTCCTGTTGATACCACCTGGCAGCAG ATATATTTTTGCTTAAGGACTGGATATTATGATGAAGCAAGAAATGTGGCTCTGTCATCCCGTGCTTCACACCAATTTGCTCCCTTG CTTGCAGAGTGGATCAATACTGGGGGGATGGTGCCTGCTGAGACTGCAGCTGCTGCATCAGAAGAGTGCGAGAAAATGTTAAGAATGGGTGATCGGGTGGGAGGAGCTGCATATGACAAGAAAAAGTTGTTGTTGTATGCTATCATATCCGGTTCTCGCTGGCAAATTGACCGCCTGCTTAGAGATCTACCAAATCTGTTCAATACAATAGAGGATTTCTTATGGTTCAAACTGTCTTCAGTACGAGACTACCCAAGTAGAGTCTCATCTGTGAATCTAAATGAGGGAATGGTACCATACAGTTTGGATGATTTGCAGGTCTACTTGAACAAATTTGATCCATCATATTATACCaaaaatggaaaggatcctCTGGTATACCCTTATGTTTTGCTTTTAAGCATCCAGTTGCTTCCAGCTGTCTTCTACTTGTCTAAGGAAACAGGAGATGAAGGATATAACATTGACGCTGCCCACATGTCAATTGTGTTAGCAGACCATGCCATCCTTTCTGAAGGTTCTGGTGCTGGGCAAAAACTGGAAGTGATGGATGCTTATGCCGAGGCATCTAGCATAATTAGGCAGTATGGATCTGTGTACTTACGTCACGGTGATCTATCAATGGCATTAGAATATTATGCACAAGCTGCTGCTTCAGTAGGTGGTGGACAATTTTCATGGACAGGAAGTGGTAATTCAGATCAGCAAAGGCAGAGAAGCTTGAAGTTGAAGCGACTCCTTACTGAGCTGTTGTTACGGGACGGTGGGATCTATCTTTTACTTGGTTCAAGAGGTACTGGAGAAGAAGGTCAATTAGGAAGGTTTTTGACTGATGCGAAAGCAAGACATCAATTTCTGCTGGAAGCTGCTCGCCAGTGTCAAGAAGCTGGGCTTTATGACAAA TCTATAGAAATTCAGAAGAGAGTTGGGGCATTTTCAATGGCACTGGATACCATCAATAAGTGCCTCTCTGAAGCAATATGCGCCCTCTCACATGGTAGATTAGATGGCGAGAGCCGGACCGCTGGCCTCATTCATTCTGGCAATGAGATATTGGAGACATACAGATATTATCCTGAAGTCAG TCCTCAAGAGAGAGAGCATGTTTTGGAGCAACAAACCATATTAAGACAACTTGAGGCAATATTGTCAATCCACAAGTTGGCAAGAATGGGCCATCATCTAGACGCTTTAAGGGAGGTTGCCAAACTTCCATTTCTCCCATTAAATCCTCGAGCGCCAGATATTACTGTTGATGTGTTCCAGAATTTATCTTCTCATGTACAAGCTTGTGTTCCAGACCTTTTGAAGGTTGCTCTCACTTGCCTGGACAATGTGACAGATTCTGATGGATCACTTCGTGCCTTGAGGGCTAAG